A single window of Plasmodium malariae genome assembly, chromosome: 8 DNA harbors:
- the PmUG01_08033400 gene encoding conserved Plasmodium protein, unknown function yields the protein MNKKSKKKNYNNNSSNFGNNFSNNFSNNFNTNLSNNLSTNLSSNLSNNLSNNLSSNLSNNLSNNLSNLSNNLSNNLSTNLSNNLSNNLSTNLSNNLSNNLSTNLSNNLSNNLSTVSFAHAEGASRDKYKKEGESTFVYKQNKKRRNVYVGYASNANDNNAYDNNAYDNNAYDNNAYDNNAYDNNAYDNNAYDNNAYDNNAYDNNAYDNNAYDNNAIFKNGKNVDGKSVNAKSGNVKNNKNSKNDSTGSLNFSNHSRFSNFKDYISKNATTKKNTFNNIRSNMSINNKENLYKKYINSENGRNNFINKSQKNYNYASSHLNMYGSYANNLMKINNFSVYSESQKKKKLRNTNTDGGYTSVGSGVGGGVSGGISGGVGGGVSENFSVNAYGNIGRNNDFTNNNRRKDNVVSSSSYTRNLYNINSGQKEESENHLFDNLTSERINKETNKVANNLASNVANNLASNVANNLASNVANNLARNVANNLASNVANHLASNVDNNVAKSLVNNDDVKNRGNLLHDDVGQITFISPYMEKYSDSYYKVSNSSTAKGSFFMCQDGVYYSTNKHNNNDNNNSNNNYISNSNSNSNSNSNNNNNSNSNNNSNSNSNNNSNSNSNNNSNSNSNNNSNSHNNNNSMGNASDGLRMKPSEHIYNNNLMYRKKFNKITISNSNIKQENIDTSKNNRYANMSVSKDLKKSEDRMNNVHVQNSKENIDINFKNVYIHKKKNNIYENDNKNFLDSTHIYNLKPHPTRSEADTGSNYDSVGIARSVNNGSSTHDNDYFYRMSNISSSNGSNAIGSNASSLERGNDRFPPASNNSNLFDILSRYLSTLSSIGINDLNAVYNTLSQNKNSEMVRSLLNSLNIGTVGSPVGTATGGETSGATGGATSGATGGATGGATGGTTGGTTGGTTGSPNRSTFSGITGERDRNYGYPLSGVYNPMQVQVNAPHISSKTNVENIHIYDNKQICGNEILAILNNFGCYDISANEQRNAEECTAQWSENKDNSLIYKNSKVDGSSTRGIYSVSRDVFQNGCDNRGTMDKRKKVENDANNANSIYNAGSTYNAGNKTILKSGSSHFSKLSQDEETKTKWISAVMKCKSRSILSSFHNIENITKNNIKIVNIFKSSLFCSSSYYRYKNMLYTNYKVIIMHNVKFLFLENLFNFRQTKVEEEEKKKEKKKSKKVESGAHELIPSSTITFDNFFLFFNNFYHVTETYRNKICFYLIYKIIIMSEEDEEYGNYYNLILKILNEHTLILFLLILINIMKKYSLKGAYFVNLIERLLPVITKKGGGDSSKNYVKKNAANTGNVGELRGERLLFNILYFKLFRLILDKIESYRSQKKHLLLLYLRYIKNFLLNICSAVLITQYIFIRCIDLMNKYNNQQYILIKTISMEISLQLWNNELLKMYILKIGKPLIRFLIFISNVDYVHKNILSLILSPVENSTQMDVKHNLLASEQHNRHYIQEWKKIKYYMNKFCQMNKLSLFIRRYDGEGREIMEEISLEGKEEKAKNEEHLTEENSAKGRSGNYASSNIGSTNHVSTNIGSINQASSSNSTLLDCILELKQNHNYFKLLLSHDEKMCINFLLNANNQNNSFHFNLFYNTYIESNLQNMIHENKLVYYIEYIKSKNNVKRKNSIKNFFKENLNLRGLKGIKECIQSKENDKKINKKRKSNMGNTCSNLSKKTKICLQENVHNPCSCSSISNSTICCCNVMSNAQKNSCSTGSQCDSNDHDVHTKEKIMYDLHEVIKASSCVLSKIYCCHIKLSFFFSIFFYKSYDIHKVLSSSLFIYSKKFKNFKKDNHKIIKFMNINNMTHFFIVKFLLKLLNGVRSSRCNLIYVRGGAKQHLSTRGKVSSTQCTASSAPCTASSFDFTSCYTFLEYSLRKDTNTANTFLNYLNKIILHLCEKRRENMVLSVIITFTIYNFMSYTRGKTSVIENLEILSLSEICNDIFKYCIIGTLLKENNFYIDSETRYMTHDDIYNYELRNHLKIIPNNINKEIFQLVNFKKCIFDKGIYKKIQVIKIIKKNIVNNLYTSEILNYIYYNTLYLLIHFIMNIRFYYTLFTNTYKRSAHYFCPDVCHIERGSCGFTAIDTANGSSSDTSANIASNSDSNNIASNSDSNNIASNSDSNNIASNSDSNNIASNSDSNNIASNSDSNNIASSSNSAKTSNNVNTSNNVNTSNNVNTSNNVNTSNSVNTSNNVNTSNSAKQEEKDDKCSTALTVDPDLRVNEYNLVGKNLSIPSLDEEMCDKSDKERCFLLLTLRRQNNSYFRKKMYIIKFYNNIKKKLIKDMKIYTLASSVNKYIKNLSEDKLFLETIFKYDNSPLFTHSLALQVHNGRGYSPTLGREVNEVTSRIQSRVPYNAPFIAPCNVPCPAEEKRVGPNISDTAREKILGEGRPKNENDNSATCYIHANGNDGCMVDALQKIENIYFFVKEINNMVSYIVHNGKAVYNTVEYVFENCKSHMKRSLCLYFYFYEISDEQFCSNKTEVNREENGNNMEHGNASSTHGNDTLCMFHYKRKKETSIVYFNEFVDYIICTIMNKRYKKEKILYWSEFFYSSKNYASINFHLFFYLCSLMKRLTRMSNGMSNGMSSGMSSGMSSGMSSGMSSGKDHVVKKKVDTGCDKDLTTTCNNRTSIDILKRKIKICERIYLFYLFKICLLLNISIYETFDFLISLISILFNYDFYQFYINKKIYSIEKEEQKNVKSFLKCIEEERTYIFYKYDHMVFMESINYISGSIFLRKYTKTLVLKSFCFVNILFHVVPLKNIIIDMHDINSVPLKEKKREKRREKNLDEYLEEFKLENFNTKDNKNKFLKLRMKHTEQREREIKSLTSKICNDKQMMPTDELKSCSNKNGVKVDIQSGEKKVDLAQVQNGASSYNLCGEGTDILSNPKEDTEQKSSRRINVNNKSNSNSCNSNSCNSNSCNRINIRSSSVNKEGNGECRFFCEDQARECTSTRMTEEKGTYEDYVTSDCSEKFSASSSDSATISDHLDSYRKFEKYKINEKKDDMEKVYKRKKHFWIFKILKYFYIRSFLCFSKSKSEEEHFYERKKQFIYFFFPKILKKKEKKNTNKMVNHDLYILKKKLIKEYNFLNMCNHAVMLKWVCLRLFILQKYEYQTFSSFEIFDFIFKKLNSLKMEKPFVFTISLDTLPLTYENVDIKYALYLFIERINNHLALLFDKYNKLYRKLCQKSSHDSTLEGKDGEEGKKEQEREKSKQKRNECESEKKGEGIMRNKQEEKIDLVLNQINVYFSNFILTFYPHFLKSSLSYDIFFKLFNMYLNLYLISKKNKTISVRSPVYLILLIFVHYTNVSKYMMFSYFTTLINYFKSTDPSEVFWVDALSHETVLLLWRESVEYFLQNSSKEEGVLFDDVLVKCDTQSIYLFYQMLVFNVI from the coding sequence atgaataaaaagagcaaaaaaaaaaattacaacaataatagtagtaactTTGGCAATAACTTTAGCAATAACTTTAGCAATAACTTTAACACTAACCTTAGCAATAACTTAAGCACTAACCTTAGCAGTAACCTTAGCAATAACCTTAGCAATAACCTTAGCAGTAACCTTAGCAATAACCTTAGCAATAACCTTAGCAACCTTAGCAATAACCTTAGCAATAACCTTAGCACTAACCTTAGCAATAACCTTAGCAATAACCTTAGCACTAACCTTAGCAATAACCTTAGCAATAACCTTAGCACTAACCTTAGCAATAACCTTAGCAATAACCTTAGCACTGTCTCTTTCGCCCATGCTGAGGGTGCTAGTAGGGACaagtataaaaaagaaggtGAATCTACATTTGTGTacaagcaaaataaaaaacgtaGAAATGTATACGTCGGTTATGCCAGTAACGCAAATGATAACAATgcatatgataataatgcaTATGATAACAATGCATATGATAACAATGCATATGATAACAATGCATATGATAACAATGCATATGATAACAATGCGTATGATAACAATGCATATGATAACAATGCATATGATAACAATGCGTATGATAACAATGCGTATGATAATAatgcaatttttaaaaatggtaaaaatgtTGATGGTAAAAGTGTGAATGCTAAAAGTggtaatgttaaaaataataagaatagcAAAAATGATAGTACTGGTTCTTTAAATTTCTCCAACCACTCTCGCTTCTCAAATTTTAAAGATTACATAAGTAAAAATGCTACAACGAAAAAGAAcacatttaataatataagatCGAATATGagcataaataataaagaaaatttatataaaaaatatataaacagtGAAAATGGTaggaataattttataaataaaagccagaaaaattataattatgctAGTTCTCATTTGAATATGTATGGCAGTTACgcaaataatttaatgaaaattaacaattttaGTGTTTATTCTGAAAgtcagaagaaaaaaaaattaagaaacaCCAACACGGATGGGGGATACACAAGTGTTGGTAGTGGTGTTGGCGGTGGTGTTAGCGGTGGTATTAGCGGTGGTGTTGGCGGTGGTGTTAGCGAAAATTTTAGTGTTAATGCCTATGGAAATATCGGTAGAAATAACGACTTCACAAATAACAATAGGCGTAAGGATAATGTTGTAAGTAGTAGTAGCTATACCCGTAACCTGTATAATATCAATAGTGGACAGAAAGAAGAAAGTGAAAACCATCTCTTTGACAACTTAACAAGTGAAAGAATTAATAAGGAAACAAATAAAGTAGCGAATAACCTAGCTAGTAATGTAGCGAATAACCTAGCAAGTAATGTAGCGAATAACCTAGCAAGTAATGTAGCGAATAACCTAGCACGTAATGTAGCGAATAACCTAGCAAGTAATGTAGCGAATCACCTAGCAAGTAATGTAGATAATAACGTAGCGAAGAGTTTAGTAAATAATGATGATGTGAAAAATAGGGGAAACCTACTTCATGATGACGTAGGGCAAATAACCTTCATCAGCCCctatatggaaaaatatagTGATAGCTATTACAAAGTAAGCAATAGTAGTACTGCAAAAGGTAGTTTCTTCATGTGTCAGGATGGCGTTTACTACAGCACAAATAAACATAACAACAAcgacaataataatagcaataataattatattagtaatagtaacagtaatagtaatagtaacagtaacaataataataatagtaacagtaacaataatagtaatagtaacagtaacaataatagtaatagtaacagtaacaataatagtaatagtaacagtaacaataatagtaatagtcacaataataataatagtatggGTAACGCCAGTGATGGTTTACGGATGAAACCGAGTGAACACATTTATAACAACAACTTGATGTAcaggaaaaaatttaacaaaattactatttcgaatagtaatataaaacaagAAAATATTGATACTTCAAAGAATAATAGATATGCCAACATGAGTGTTTCGAAggacttaaaaaaaagtgaagaCAGGATGAataatgtacatgtacaaaatagtaaagaaaatattgatatcaattttaaaaatgtgtatatcCATAAGAAGAAGAACAATATTTACGAGAATgacaataaaaattttttggaCAGTACACACATTTATAATCTTAAGCCACATCCTACTCGCAGTGAAGCAGATACTGGATCTAACTATGACAGCGTTGGCATTGCGCGTAGCGTCAATAATGGTAGTAGCACCCACGATAACGATTATTTTTATCGAATGAGCAATATCAGTAGTTCTAATGGCAGCAACGCGATTGGGAGCAATGCCAGTAGTTTAGAGCGGGGAAACGATAGATTCCCACCTGCAAGTAACAACTCAAACCTTTTCGACATATTGTCTAGATATTTAAGCACGTTAAGCAGTATAGGGATAAACGATTTGAATGCTGTGTATAACACTCTTtctcaaaataaaaatagcgAAATGGTAAGAAGCCTTCTGAACAGCTTAAACATTGGTACAGTTGGTAGCCCAGTTGGTACAGCAACTGGTGGGGAAACTAGTGGGGCAACTGGCGGGGCAACTAGTGGGGCAACTGGTGGGGCAACTGGTGGGGCAACTGGTGGAACAACTGGTGGAACAACTGGTGGAACAACTGGTAGCCCAAATAGAAGCACATTCAGTGGCATTACTGGTGAACGTGATAGAAATTATGGCTACCCCCTTAGTGGAGTATATAACCCTATGCAAGTGCAAGTGAACGCGCCCCACATAAGCAGTAAAACGAACGTCgaaaacatacatatatatgataacaaACAGATCTGTGGTAACGAAATATTGGCGATTTTGAACAATTTTGGTTGTTATGATATCAGTGCAAATGAGCAAAGGAACGCAGAAGAATGTACCGCACAGTGGTCAGAAAACAAAGATAACAgtttaatatacaaaaatagcAAAGTTGATGGTAGTAGTACACGCGGCATTTATAGCGTTAGCAGAGATGTGTTCCAAAATGGCTGTGACAACAGGGGTACAATggataaaaggaaaaaagttGAAAATGATGCAAATAATGCTAATAGCATATACAACGCTGGTAGCACTTATAATGCTGGTAATAAAACCATACTGAAGAGTGGGTCCTCCCATTTCAGTAAGCTTAGCCAGGACGAAGAGACTAAAACAAAATGGATAAGCGCAGTAATGAAATGTAAAAGCAGAAGCATACTAAGTAGCTTTCATAATATAGAGAATATTACTAAGAACaacataaaaattgttaatatatttaagtcTTCCCTATTTTGTAGCAGTAGTTACTAtcgttataaaaatatgctctatacaaattataaagtaataattatgcataatgtgaaatttttatttttggaaaACCTCTTTAATTTTCGTCAAACGAAAGTGGAGGAGGAGGAAAAgaagaaggaaaagaaaaaaagtaagaaGGTAGAATCAGGTGCCCATGAACTTATTCCATCATCAACTATTActtttgataatttttttctattttttaataatttttatcatgtTACAGAAACgtatagaaataaaatttgcttttaccttatatataaaataattattatgagtGAAGAAGATGAAGAGTATGGAAATTACtacaatttaattttaaaaattttgaacgAACACACTTTGATTCTTTTTCTACTCATACTAAtcaatataatgaaaaagtatTCACTGAAAGGAGCTTATTTTGTCAATTTAATAGAGCGTTTACTTCCTGTTATAACAAAGAAAGGGGGGGGAGACAGctcaaaaaattatgtaaagaAAAATGCTGCAAATACTGGAAATGTCGGGGAACTACGTGGAGAAAGGTTGCTTTTTAACATTCTGTACTTCAAGCTATTCCGATTGATCTTAGACAAAATTGAAAGCTACCGGAGTCAAAAGAAGCACCTGTTATTGTTGTACCTgcgatatattaaaaatttcttgTTAAACATATGTTCTGCAGTCCTAATaacacaatatatatttatcagaTGTATAGACCTGatgaacaaatataataaccagcagtatatattaataaaaacgaTATCAATGGAAATATCCTTACAATTGTGGAATAACGAAttgttaaaaatgtatatcttAAAAATTGGTAAGCCCTTAATTCGcttcttaatatttattagtaaCGTTGactatgtacataaaaatatccTATCTTTAATTCTATCACCTGTAGAAAATTCTACACAAATGGATGTAAAACATAACCTACTAGCATCAGAACAACACAACAGGCACTACATTCAAGAGTggaaaaaaatcaaatattaCATGAACAAATTCTGTCAGATGAACAAGCTCTCTTTATTTATACGACGCTATGATGGAGAGGGAAGGGAGATAATGGAAGAAATCTCCCTAGAAGGAAAGGAAGAAAAGGCAAAAAATGAGGAGCACCTGACTGAAGAAAACAGTGCAAAGGGCAGGAGCGGCAACTATGCTAGCAGTAATATTGGTAGCACGAACCATGTTAGCACAAACATTGGTAGCATCAACCAAGCAAGCAGTAGCAACAGCACACTGCTAGACTGCATCCTGGAATTAAAGCAGaatcataattatttcaaGTTACTACTATCGCATGATgaaaaaatgtgtataaatTTTCTGCTTAATGCAAATAATCAGAACAATAGTTTTcactttaatttattttataatacatatatagaaaGTAATCTTCAAAATATGATTCATGAGAATAAGTTGGTATACTACATTGAGtacataaaaagtaaaaacaaCGTTAAGAGGAAAAACTCAATAAAGAACTTCTTTAAGGAAAATTTGAATTTACGCGGattaaaaggaataaaagaATGTATACAATCCAAggaaaatgacaaaaaaataaataaaaaaaggaagagtAACATGGGAAATACGTGTAGTAATCTTtcaaaaaagacaaaaatcTGCTTACAAGAAAATGTGCATAATCCATGTAGCTGTTCTAGTATAAGTAATAGTACCATCTGCTGTTGTAACGTTATGAGTAACGCACAGAAGAACAGTTGCAGCACTGGAAGTCAATGTGATAGTAATGACCATGATGTACAcacaaaggaaaaaattatgtatgaTTTGCATGAAGTAATTAAAGCTAGCAGTTGTGTTCTTTCgaaaatatattgttgtcatataaaattaagcttttttttcagcatttttttttacaaaagttATGATATTCATAAAGTACTGTCCAGTTCTCTATTTATCTATAgtaagaaatttaaaaattttaaaaaagataaccataaaattataaaatttatgaacataAACAACATGACTCACTTTTTTATCGtgaaatttttacttaaGCTGTTGAATGGAGTGCGAAGTTCTCGCTGTAATTTGATTTATGTGAGGGGGGGGGCCAAACAGCATTTATCAACCCGTGGCAAAGTTTCGTCAACCCAATGCACCGCTTCATCTGCCCCGTGCACTGCTTCATCATTTGACTTCACCTCATGCTACACATTCTTGGAATACTCACTGCGCAAGGATACAAACACGGCAAACACCTTTTTGAATTACttgaacaaaattatattacacctttgtgaaaaaagaagagaaaacaTGGTTCTAAgtgtaataataacatttacaatatataacTTTATGAGTTATACGCGTGGAAAAACGAGTGTAATtgaaaatttagaaattCTTAGTCTATCTGAAATATGcaatgatatatttaaatattgtaTCATCGGTACATTACTTAAagagaataatttttatatcgATAGTGAGACAAGATACATGACACATGAtgatatatacaattatgaGTTAAGAAAtcatttgaaaataattccaaataatataaataaagaaatttttcagttagttaattttaaaaagtgtaTATTTGATAAgggtatttataaaaagatacaagtcataaaaattattaaaaagaatatagtAAACAACTTGTACACGTCAGAAATTTTaaactatatttattacaataCTTTATATTTGCTTATTCATTTCATTATGAATATACGTTTTTATTACACTCTTTTTACCAACACCTACAAGAGGAGTGCTCATTACTTTTGCCCTGACGTTTGTCATATTGAGAGGGGAAGCTGCGGGTTTACGGCGATCGACACTGCTAATGGTAGCAGTAGTGATACAAGTGCCAACATAGCTAGCAATTCAGACAGTAACAATATAGCTAGCAATTCAGACAGCAACAATATAGCTAGCAATTCAGACAGCAACAATATAGCTAGCAATTCAGACAGCAACAATATAGCTAGCAATTCAGACAGCAACAATATAGCTAGCAATTCAGACAGCAACAATATAGCTAGCAGTTCCAACAGTGCCAAGACGTCTAACAATGTTAACACGTCTAACAATGTTAACACGTCTAACAATGTTAACACGTCTAACAATGTTAACACGTCTAACAGTGTTAACACTTCTAACAATGTTAACACTTCTAACAGTGCTAAGCAGGAAGAGAAGGATGACAAGTGTTCAACCGCATTAACTGTGGACCCTGATTTACGCGTGAATGAATATAATCTAGTAGGGAAGAACTTAAGTATCCCCTCTTTAGACGAAGAAATGTGCGATAAATCTGATAAGGAAAGGTGCTTCCTCCTTTTGACGCTTAGGAGACAGAACAACAGTTactttagaaaaaaaatgtacataataaaattttataataatattaagaaaaagcTAATAAAAGATATGAAGATATACACATTAGCAAGTAGCGTTAAtaagtacataaaaaatttgagtGAAGACAAGCTTTTTTTAGAAACAATTTTTAAGTACGATAATTCCCCCCTGTTCACGCATTCGCTGGCGCTTCAAGTGCACAACGGGCGGGGGTATTCCCCTACATTAGGAAGAGAAGTAAACGAAGTAACAAGTAGAATACAGAGTAGAGTACCATACAATGCTCCATTTATTGCACCATGTAATGTTCCATGTCCAGCGGAAGAGAAACGAGTGGGACCCAACATATCAGACACAGCTAGGGAAAAAATACTGGGAGAAGGTAGACCTAAGAATGAAAATGATAACAGTGCCACGTGTTATATACATGCAAATGGCAATGATGGCTGTATGGTAGACGCTTTACAGAAAATAGAAAACATCTACTTCTTTGTTAAAGAGATTAATAATATGGTTTCTTATATTGTTCATAATGGAAAGGCGGTTTATAATACAGTAGAGTATGTTTTTGAAAATTGCAAGTCTCATATGAAAAGGAGTTTAtgcctttatttttatttctacgAAATATCGGATGAACAGTTTTGCTCAAATAAAACAGAGGTAAATAGAGAGGAGAATGGAAATAACATGGAGCATGGAAATGCCTCCAGCACCCACGGGAATGATACCCTATGCATGTTTCActataaaagaaagaaggAAACGTCCATCGTCTATTTCAACGAGTTTGTAGATTATATCATATGTACAATTATGAACAAACGTtataagaaagaaaaaattctGTATTGGtcagaatttttttacagttcaaaaaattatgcttCAATAAactttcatctttttttttatttatgttcatTGATGAAGAGACTTACAAGAATGAGCAATGGAATGAGCAATGGAATGAGCAGTGGGATGAGCAGTGGGATGAGCAGTGGGATGAGCAGTGGGATGAGCAGTGGGAAAGACCACGTAGTTAAAAAGAAAGTTGATACAGGATGTGACAAGGACTTGACCACTACGTGCAACAACAGAACATCCATTGATATATTaaagaggaaaataaaaatatgtgaacgcatataccttttttatttgtttaaaatttgtctgcttttaaatattagtatatacgaaacttttgattttttaatttcactgataagtattttgtttaattatgatttttatcagttttatataaataaaaagatttaCAGcatagaaaaagaagaacagAAGAATGTTAAATCATTTCTGAAGTGCATAGAGGAAGAgagaacatatattttttataagtatGACCACATGGTATTCATGGAAagcattaattatataagtgggtctatatttttaagaaagtATACAAAAACGTTAGTCCTTAAGAGCTTTTGTTTTGTTAATATCCTTTTTCATGTAGTACCGTTGAAGAACATAATAATCGATATGCATGATATAAATTCTGTACCacttaaggaaaaaaaaagggaaaaacgAAGAGAAAAAAACTTAGACGAATATTTAGAAGAATTTAAATTGGAAAATTTTAACacaaaagataataaaaataaattcctcAAGCTGCGGATGAAACATACGGAGCAAAGAGAGAGGGAAATAAAATCGCTCACTAGCAAAATATGTAATGACAAACAAATGATGCCGACTGATGAGTTAAAAAGCTGTAGTAATAAGAACGGCGTTAAAGTTGACATCCAAAGTGGAGAGAAAAAAGTTGATCTAGCTCAAGTGCAAAACGGAGCGAGTTCGTACAATTTATGTGGGGAAGGCACCGACATTCTCAGTAACCCAAAGGAAGATACTGAACAGAAGAGCAGTAGGAGAAtcaatgtaaataataagagcaatagtaatagttGCAATAGTAATAGTTGCAATAGTAATAGTTGCAATAGGATTAACATCAGAAGTAGTAGTGTTAATAAGGAGGGAAATGGAGAATGCAGATTCTTCTGTGAGGACCAAGCAAGAGAGTGCACCAGTACACGTATGACAGAGGAGAAGGGTACATATGAAGACTATGTTACGTCGGACTGCTCAGAAAAATTTAGCGCATCATCTAGTGATAGTGCTACGATAAGTGATCATTTAGATAGTTATagaaaatttgaaaaatacaaaataaatgagaaaaagGATGATATGGAAAAGGTATATAAGAGAAAGAAGCATTTTTggatttttaaaattttaaaatatttttatattcggTCGTTTCTATGTTTTAGCAAAAGCAAATCAGAGGAAgaacatttttatgaaagaaagaaacagtttatttatttttttttcccgaaaattttaaaaaaaaaagaaaaaaaaaataccaatAAAATGGTAAATCATGATTTGTATATccttaagaaaaaattaataaaagaatataattttttaaatatgtgtaaTCATGCCGTTATGTTAAAATGGGTATGTCTTCGATTATTTATATTGCAAAAATATGAGTACCAAACATTTAGTTCGTTCGaaatttttgattttatttttaaaaaattaaattcactaaaaatggaaaagcCGTTTGTTTTTACCATATCCTTGGACACCTTACCACTGACGTACGAAAATGTAGATATAAAGTACGCA